A genomic region of Miscanthus floridulus cultivar M001 chromosome 3, ASM1932011v1, whole genome shotgun sequence contains the following coding sequences:
- the LOC136542773 gene encoding probable serine/threonine-protein kinase PBL7 isoform X1 translates to MSCLPCSGSSGKEAKSLAALSPTPRTAAKEAPVRSNSRASGSRKEDSVRRGGNTAHGPAQIFTFRELAIATKNFRKDCLLGEGGFGRVYKGRMENGQVIAVKQLDRNGFQGNREFLVEVLMLSLLHHPNLVRLIGYCADGDQRLLVYEYMLLGSLENHLFGPPDKEPLDWNTRMKIAAGAAKGLEYLHDKANPPVIYRDFKSSNILLGEDYYPKLSDFGLAKLGPVGDKTHVSTRVMGTYGYCAPEYAMTGQLTLKSDVYSFGVVFLELITGRKAIDHTQPSGEQNLVAWARPLFRDRRKFCQLADPSLQGRYPKRGLYQALAIAAMCLQEQAASRPLIGDVVTALSYLAAHPYDPNVPSTKDSRTCPSTPRAKTHRRTTSVPDAQHAAESLMLNFPDLRKETVRGGKFEKDGTEGSGSSSSSGRNDGLDVPQLLAVPNGKAFSEGDNIQKSTVKVGAREN, encoded by the exons ATGAGCTGCTTACCGTGCTCCGGTTCGTCGGggaaggaggccaagagcttggcggCGCTCTCGCCGACCCCCCGGACTGCGGCGAAGGAGGCACCAG TTCGATCAAATTCACGTGCTTCGGGCTCCAGGAAGGAAGATTCTGTTCGCAGAGGAGGAAACACTGCACATGGCCCGGCACAGATTTTCACTTTCCGGGAGTTGGCTATCGCTACCAAGAATTTCAGGAAAGATTGCCTATTGGGAGAAGGTGGCTTTGGTCGTGTGTATAAAGGACGCATGGAAAATGGACAG GTCATTGCTGTGAAGCAACTTGATAGAAACGGTTTTCAAGGAAATCGTGAATTTCTTGTGGAGGTTCTCATGCTAAGCCTCTTGCACCATCCTAATCTGGTCAGATTAATTGGCTATTGCGCAGATGGTGACCAGCGCCTCCTAGTTTACGAATATATGTTGTTGGGATCACTAGAAAATCATCTGTTTG GCCCACCAGATAAGGAACCTCTTGACTGGAATACAAGGATGAAGATTGCTGCTGGTGCAGCGAAGGGTCTGGAGTATCTTCATGATAAGGCAAATCCACCTGTCATATACAGAGATTTCAAATCATCAAATATTCTTCTGGGTGAAGACTACTACCCTAAGCTGTCTGATTTTGGGCTCGCAAAACTTGGTCCAGTTGGTGACAAAACTCATGTATCAACACGAGTTATGGGAACATATGGATATTGCGCTCCTGAATATGCCATGACAGGACAGTTGACATTAAAGTCTGATGTTTACAGCTTTGGTGTTGTGTTCCTTGAACTTATTACAGGCCGCAAAGCAATCGATCACACCCAGCCTTCAGGGGAGCAAAATCTTGTTGCATGG GCTCGTCCACTTTTCAGAGACCGAAGGAAGTTCTGCCAACTTGCTGATCCATCACTGCAAGGTCGGTACCCCAAAAGGGGTTTGTACCAGGCTTTAGCTATTGCAGCTATGTGTTTGCAGGAGCAAGCAGCATCTCGGCCACTGATAGGAGATGTTGTCACTGCACTATCTTATCTAGCTGCGCATCCTTATGATCCAAATGTGCCTTCGACAAAGGATTCTAGGACCTGCCCATCTACCCCAAGGGCAAAAACACACAGACGAACCACCAGTGTTCCTGATGCTCAACATGCTGCTGAGTCGCTTATGTTGAACTTCCCAGACTTGAGGAAGGAGACTGTCAGAGGAGGGAAATTCGAGAAGGATGGTACTGAAGGTTCTGGCAGCAGCAGTAGCTCTGGAAGGAACGATGGCCTGGATGTCCCGCAACTTCTGGCCGTTCCTAACGGCAAAGCTTTCAGTGAAGGTGATAACATTCAGAAGTCCACTGTTAAGGTTGGTGCCCGTGAGAACTAG
- the LOC136542773 gene encoding probable serine/threonine-protein kinase PBL7 isoform X2, translated as MSCLPCSGSSGKEAKSLAALSPTPRTAAKEAPVRSNSRASGSRKEDSVRRGGNTAHGPAQIFTFRELAIATKNFRKDCLLGEGGFGRVYKGRMENGQVIAVKQLDRNGFQGNREFLVEVLMLSLLHHPNLVRLIGYCADGDQRLLVYEYMLLGSLENHLFDKEPLDWNTRMKIAAGAAKGLEYLHDKANPPVIYRDFKSSNILLGEDYYPKLSDFGLAKLGPVGDKTHVSTRVMGTYGYCAPEYAMTGQLTLKSDVYSFGVVFLELITGRKAIDHTQPSGEQNLVAWARPLFRDRRKFCQLADPSLQGRYPKRGLYQALAIAAMCLQEQAASRPLIGDVVTALSYLAAHPYDPNVPSTKDSRTCPSTPRAKTHRRTTSVPDAQHAAESLMLNFPDLRKETVRGGKFEKDGTEGSGSSSSSGRNDGLDVPQLLAVPNGKAFSEGDNIQKSTVKVGAREN; from the exons ATGAGCTGCTTACCGTGCTCCGGTTCGTCGGggaaggaggccaagagcttggcggCGCTCTCGCCGACCCCCCGGACTGCGGCGAAGGAGGCACCAG TTCGATCAAATTCACGTGCTTCGGGCTCCAGGAAGGAAGATTCTGTTCGCAGAGGAGGAAACACTGCACATGGCCCGGCACAGATTTTCACTTTCCGGGAGTTGGCTATCGCTACCAAGAATTTCAGGAAAGATTGCCTATTGGGAGAAGGTGGCTTTGGTCGTGTGTATAAAGGACGCATGGAAAATGGACAG GTCATTGCTGTGAAGCAACTTGATAGAAACGGTTTTCAAGGAAATCGTGAATTTCTTGTGGAGGTTCTCATGCTAAGCCTCTTGCACCATCCTAATCTGGTCAGATTAATTGGCTATTGCGCAGATGGTGACCAGCGCCTCCTAGTTTACGAATATATGTTGTTGGGATCACTAGAAAATCATCTGTTTG ATAAGGAACCTCTTGACTGGAATACAAGGATGAAGATTGCTGCTGGTGCAGCGAAGGGTCTGGAGTATCTTCATGATAAGGCAAATCCACCTGTCATATACAGAGATTTCAAATCATCAAATATTCTTCTGGGTGAAGACTACTACCCTAAGCTGTCTGATTTTGGGCTCGCAAAACTTGGTCCAGTTGGTGACAAAACTCATGTATCAACACGAGTTATGGGAACATATGGATATTGCGCTCCTGAATATGCCATGACAGGACAGTTGACATTAAAGTCTGATGTTTACAGCTTTGGTGTTGTGTTCCTTGAACTTATTACAGGCCGCAAAGCAATCGATCACACCCAGCCTTCAGGGGAGCAAAATCTTGTTGCATGG GCTCGTCCACTTTTCAGAGACCGAAGGAAGTTCTGCCAACTTGCTGATCCATCACTGCAAGGTCGGTACCCCAAAAGGGGTTTGTACCAGGCTTTAGCTATTGCAGCTATGTGTTTGCAGGAGCAAGCAGCATCTCGGCCACTGATAGGAGATGTTGTCACTGCACTATCTTATCTAGCTGCGCATCCTTATGATCCAAATGTGCCTTCGACAAAGGATTCTAGGACCTGCCCATCTACCCCAAGGGCAAAAACACACAGACGAACCACCAGTGTTCCTGATGCTCAACATGCTGCTGAGTCGCTTATGTTGAACTTCCCAGACTTGAGGAAGGAGACTGTCAGAGGAGGGAAATTCGAGAAGGATGGTACTGAAGGTTCTGGCAGCAGCAGTAGCTCTGGAAGGAACGATGGCCTGGATGTCCCGCAACTTCTGGCCGTTCCTAACGGCAAAGCTTTCAGTGAAGGTGATAACATTCAGAAGTCCACTGTTAAGGTTGGTGCCCGTGAGAACTAG